The following are encoded together in the Terriglobales bacterium genome:
- a CDS encoding tyrosine-type recombinase/integrase, translated as MLRRHLRPAALKLSIDPKKATWRALRTSCATWMVEAGANPKDVQGQMRHARISTTMDIYAQRVPDSQRRAVDRMMDMVEARGLQSGQSVGPMIN; from the coding sequence ATCCTCCGTCGGCATCTGCGGCCGGCGGCCCTCAAGCTCAGCATCGACCCCAAAAAGGCCACCTGGCGCGCATTGCGCACCTCCTGCGCTACGTGGATGGTCGAGGCCGGCGCCAACCCGAAAGACGTACAGGGGCAGATGCGGCACGCGCGCATCTCCACCACCATGGACATCTACGCGCAGCGCGTCCCCGACAGCCAGCGCCGGGCCGTCGACCGCATGATGGACATGGTGGAGGCTCGGGGACTGCAGTCAGGACAATCCGTGGGCCCAATGATCAACTGA
- a CDS encoding cation:proton antiporter produces the protein MENVWVLAALWVGLALLATLLAIWFKISTALTEIVVGTVAQLVIGAMVGTAALGASTGWITFLAGTGAIVLTFLAGAELDPAIFRTKWKEATVVGLVGFLGPFFGCAAIAHYLLGWSARSSLLAGVALSTTSVAVVYAVMLELGFNTTDFGKAILAACFVNDLGTVIALGLIFSPFTIRTLIFVVLSAAVFVVLPFLTPRFFRRYGGRVSELEAKYLLLLLFGMGGLAVWAGSEAVLPAYIIGMVLAGTVGKDHVLVRRLRTLTFGLLTPFYFIRAGSFVSVPALIGAPVVFLVLLAAKSFSKFVGLFPTVKAFKYGREEGLYYTLMMSTGLTFGTISALFGLNHGVIDQAQYSHLVATVIGSAVIPTMIANAFFLPRHLLPREDAQGPVTQPVLSTAD, from the coding sequence ATGGAGAACGTGTGGGTTCTGGCTGCGCTCTGGGTGGGGCTGGCGTTGCTCGCGACGCTGCTGGCCATCTGGTTCAAGATCTCGACCGCGCTGACGGAGATCGTGGTGGGCACGGTGGCCCAGCTCGTCATCGGCGCGATGGTGGGTACTGCCGCGCTGGGCGCGAGCACGGGCTGGATCACTTTTCTGGCGGGAACGGGCGCCATCGTGCTTACGTTTCTTGCGGGCGCGGAACTCGACCCGGCGATCTTCCGAACCAAGTGGAAAGAGGCGACCGTGGTGGGCCTGGTCGGTTTTTTGGGGCCGTTTTTCGGTTGCGCAGCCATCGCGCACTACCTGCTCGGCTGGAGCGCGCGATCCAGCCTGCTGGCGGGGGTTGCGCTTTCGACTACGTCAGTGGCCGTGGTGTATGCGGTGATGCTGGAACTAGGGTTCAACACCACGGACTTCGGAAAAGCGATCCTTGCCGCCTGCTTTGTCAACGACCTGGGCACGGTCATCGCGCTGGGCTTGATCTTCTCGCCGTTTACCATTCGCACGCTGATCTTCGTGGTCCTTAGCGCCGCGGTGTTCGTGGTGCTGCCGTTCCTGACACCTCGCTTCTTCCGACGATACGGCGGGCGGGTTTCGGAGCTAGAGGCGAAGTACCTCCTGTTGCTGTTGTTCGGCATGGGCGGGCTGGCGGTGTGGGCGGGAAGCGAAGCGGTACTGCCTGCCTACATCATCGGGATGGTGCTGGCGGGAACGGTGGGCAAGGACCATGTCCTCGTCCGCCGGTTGCGCACGCTGACCTTCGGCCTGCTGACGCCCTTCTATTTCATCCGGGCGGGATCGTTCGTGTCCGTGCCGGCGCTGATCGGAGCTCCGGTCGTATTCCTCGTGCTGCTGGCAGCCAAGAGCTTTTCCAAGTTCGTGGGGTTGTTTCCCACGGTGAAGGCTTTCAAGTACGGCCGGGAAGAAGGGCTTTATTACACGCTCATGATGTCTACCGGTCTGACGTTCGGCACCATTTCCGCCCTGTTCGGCCTGAACCATGGCGTGATCGATCAGGCGCAGTACTCGCACCTGGTGGCTACGGTGATCGGGAGCGCGGTGATTCCGACCATGATCGCCAATGCATTCTTCCTTCCACGGCATCTGCTTCCGCGGGAGGACGCCCAGGGACCCGTAACACAGCCAGTCCTGAGCACCGCTGACTAG
- a CDS encoding metallophosphoesterase family protein, protein MRILIVSDLHGNYDAVNALREPFDELWVLGDLVNYGPQPREVIAWARVHASQVVRGNHDHAIGFDLDPRCSPRFREMAAETARFTAAVLQPDEKEFLRQLPLHREIRAAGTTFCLLHAIPSEPLFGYCEADSPQWKREVRNAAAEVILVGHTHMPAIRRVGSKLVINPGSLGQPKIGRPEACYAVWEDGQADLKSCPYPYESTIRKVQALPIPRSVRDDLALVLRTGSVSDVQAIERSL, encoded by the coding sequence GTGAGAATCCTGATCGTCTCCGATCTGCACGGTAATTACGACGCCGTGAACGCGCTGCGCGAGCCCTTTGATGAGCTGTGGGTGCTCGGGGACCTGGTGAACTACGGGCCGCAGCCGCGGGAAGTGATTGCCTGGGCACGGGTACACGCGTCGCAGGTCGTGCGCGGCAACCACGACCACGCCATCGGCTTCGATCTGGATCCCCGCTGCTCGCCTCGGTTCCGGGAGATGGCGGCAGAGACTGCGCGGTTCACGGCGGCAGTCCTGCAGCCGGACGAGAAGGAATTCCTGAGGCAGCTTCCGCTGCACAGAGAGATTCGCGCGGCCGGTACGACCTTTTGTCTTCTCCATGCGATTCCGTCCGAGCCGCTGTTCGGATACTGCGAGGCCGACAGCCCGCAATGGAAAAGAGAAGTCCGAAACGCAGCAGCGGAAGTCATCCTGGTCGGTCACACGCACATGCCTGCGATACGCAGAGTAGGCAGCAAGCTAGTGATCAATCCGGGGAGCCTGGGTCAACCGAAGATCGGAAGACCGGAGGCGTGTTATGCGGTCTGGGAGGATGGCCAGGCGGACCTGAAGTCCTGTCCGTATCCGTACGAAAGCACGATCCGGAAAGTGCAGGCTCTGCCGATTCCGCGGTCGGTGCGGGACGATCTGGCTTTGGTGCTGAGAACGGGCTCGGTTTCGGACGTGCAGGCCATCGAAAGGAGCCTCTGA
- the crcB gene encoding fluoride efflux transporter CrcB has product MIKYLMIGVGGFLGAVARYWVGGLVYERMGVRFPYGTFVVNCSGCFLIGLILTILTERTHLHPKWRYLIPIGFIGAYTTFSTFEYETLMAVRDGQWVTGLLNVVLSVIVGFIFVWLGAVSGKVVG; this is encoded by the coding sequence GTGATCAAGTATCTGATGATTGGGGTGGGAGGATTTCTGGGAGCGGTTGCCCGCTACTGGGTGGGCGGCCTGGTCTACGAGCGCATGGGGGTTCGCTTCCCCTACGGAACTTTTGTGGTGAACTGCTCCGGATGCTTCCTGATCGGACTCATCCTCACCATCCTGACCGAACGCACGCACCTCCATCCCAAATGGCGATACCTCATTCCTATCGGCTTTATCGGTGCATACACGACGTTTTCGACATTCGAGTACGAAACGCTCATGGCGGTACGTGACGGGCAGTGGGTCACGGGCCTGCTTAACGTAGTGCTCAGTGTGATCGTGGGCTTCATTTTCGTGTGGCTGGGAGCGGTATCCGGGAAGGTGGTCGGATGA
- a CDS encoding dynamin family protein codes for MSRTELELEGARDVMALNRIAALADDFGAARLAADARSLAERVAEGRFYVACVGQFKRGKSTLLNALVHDALLPTGIVPLTTVPTILRFGSRSARVRLQSGEWKAISPDALGQYVSEEHNPQNAKGVTAVEAFVPSPLLASGMCLVDTPGLGSVFEANTAATREFIPHIDAAIVLIGADPPLSGDELELVESVAHQVQHLLFVLNKADRASEPERKAAMDFSRRTLEQHLGRGIGPIFQISAVERMENRGPERDWPALVRELEELAERSGQVLTRSAAERGLLRLCTQLLAVVREEREALVRPIEQSERRIAALDDTIAAAERSLGDLSYLFTGEQRKLSHLFEQRRNDFLKRVRAIAQVDLERKLAALPRRTGPRFRREAMRAAQETARHHVMPWLETEQAQAEQAYSEAARRFIELANEFLRRIAAAGLSGVAALPENLEAEEAFRTASKFCFYDFLHIARPASPLRYLADLLLGMVRQYEPVAAEAREFLDLLLETNASRVQSDLDERVAESRRRLESEIRALLREISSVAGRALARARSAQQAGSAAVEAELSRLAGLESELRSLQPAGQGEIGHSVDRVRPEG; via the coding sequence GTGAGCAGAACTGAGCTCGAACTCGAAGGCGCGCGCGACGTGATGGCGCTGAACCGCATCGCTGCGCTGGCCGATGATTTCGGCGCGGCGCGCCTCGCGGCTGACGCTCGCTCCCTGGCCGAGCGCGTGGCCGAGGGCCGGTTCTACGTCGCTTGCGTCGGGCAGTTCAAGCGCGGCAAGTCCACCTTGCTCAACGCGCTGGTGCACGATGCCTTGCTTCCCACCGGCATCGTGCCTCTTACCACCGTCCCGACCATTCTGCGATTCGGCTCGCGCTCGGCGCGCGTGCGATTGCAGTCTGGAGAGTGGAAGGCCATATCGCCGGATGCGCTCGGACAATACGTCTCCGAGGAGCACAACCCACAGAACGCCAAGGGAGTCACGGCGGTGGAGGCGTTTGTCCCCAGTCCCTTGCTGGCGAGCGGGATGTGTCTGGTGGATACGCCCGGTCTGGGCTCCGTCTTTGAGGCCAATACCGCCGCCACTCGCGAGTTCATTCCACATATTGATGCAGCCATCGTGCTCATCGGGGCCGACCCGCCGCTTTCGGGCGACGAACTGGAGCTGGTGGAGTCGGTCGCTCACCAGGTGCAGCACTTGCTCTTCGTGCTCAACAAAGCCGACCGGGCCAGCGAGCCGGAGCGGAAGGCCGCCATGGACTTCTCGCGGCGCACACTGGAGCAGCACTTGGGCCGCGGCATTGGGCCGATCTTCCAGATCAGTGCAGTCGAGCGCATGGAGAATCGCGGTCCCGAGCGCGACTGGCCGGCGCTTGTCCGGGAATTGGAGGAGTTGGCCGAGCGTTCGGGCCAGGTTCTGACTCGGTCCGCCGCCGAGCGCGGGCTGCTTCGCCTGTGCACCCAGCTTCTCGCGGTCGTCAGGGAGGAGCGCGAGGCCCTGGTCCGGCCCATCGAGCAGTCAGAACGCCGCATTGCCGCGCTGGACGACACGATTGCCGCCGCCGAGCGCTCTCTGGGCGATCTCAGCTATCTTTTCACCGGCGAGCAGCGCAAGCTCTCGCACCTGTTCGAGCAGCGGCGAAACGACTTCCTCAAGCGCGTGCGTGCTATCGCCCAGGTGGACCTGGAGAGAAAGCTGGCCGCGCTGCCTCGCAGAACCGGTCCGCGGTTCCGTCGCGAAGCCATGCGGGCGGCTCAGGAGACTGCCCGGCATCACGTCATGCCGTGGCTGGAAACGGAGCAAGCCCAGGCCGAACAAGCTTACAGCGAGGCGGCCCGGCGCTTCATCGAGTTGGCGAACGAGTTTCTGCGGCGGATTGCGGCGGCAGGGCTGTCCGGCGTGGCCGCCCTGCCCGAGAACCTGGAGGCAGAGGAGGCGTTTCGCACTGCCTCGAAGTTCTGTTTCTATGATTTCCTGCACATTGCTCGGCCGGCCTCTCCACTCCGCTATCTGGCCGACCTGCTGTTGGGAATGGTTCGCCAGTACGAGCCTGTCGCAGCCGAAGCACGGGAATTTCTGGATCTGCTGCTGGAGACCAATGCCAGCCGCGTGCAGAGCGATCTCGACGAACGCGTAGCGGAAAGCCGGCGGCGACTGGAGAGTGAGATTCGAGCGCTGTTGCGTGAGATCAGCAGCGTAGCCGGGCGGGCGCTGGCGCGCGCCAGGTCGGCGCAACAAGCCGGCAGCGCTGCCGTGGAGGCCGAGCTCTCGCGTCTGGCTGGCCTGGAATCCGAACTGCGCTCACTGCAGCCCGCCGGCCAAGGTGAGATCGGGCACTCGGTCGATAGAGTTCGGCCGGAGGGTTAA
- a CDS encoding DUF190 domain-containing protein codes for MGIYVAEDQQYHGQAAYSAILDFLFYRGVSGATVTRGIAGFGADHHLHTTRILRLTENLPVKVEFIESLDKVNELLPKLHEMVGSGLIELQDTTVVKPSQPAGEMAKEEPTAVRVEGRAKLMRIYIGENDRWRDKPLYQALIESLRANDIAGVTVYRGILGFGANRRMHKDKPLGLSHDAPIMLSIVDSEEKLRRFLPLLDEMLQGGMVVLSDVELIKYTHNFRREERRKEPR; via the coding sequence GTGGGAATCTACGTCGCCGAGGACCAGCAATACCACGGCCAGGCGGCGTACTCCGCCATCCTGGACTTCCTGTTCTACCGGGGCGTTTCCGGCGCCACGGTGACGCGGGGCATCGCCGGGTTCGGCGCCGACCATCACCTGCACACGACCCGCATCCTGCGGCTGACGGAGAATCTGCCCGTCAAGGTCGAGTTCATCGAGTCGCTGGACAAGGTGAACGAGCTTTTGCCCAAGCTCCACGAGATGGTTGGAAGCGGGCTGATCGAGCTGCAGGACACGACAGTGGTCAAACCGTCGCAACCGGCCGGCGAGATGGCCAAAGAGGAGCCGACGGCGGTCCGGGTGGAGGGTCGGGCGAAGCTCATGCGAATTTACATCGGTGAAAACGACCGCTGGCGCGACAAGCCCTTGTACCAGGCGCTCATCGAGAGCCTGCGGGCCAACGACATCGCCGGCGTGACTGTGTACCGCGGGATCCTCGGGTTTGGGGCCAACCGCAGAATGCACAAGGACAAACCCTTGGGACTCTCACACGATGCGCCGATCATGCTCTCCATCGTGGATTCCGAAGAGAAGCTGCGCAGGTTCCTGCCCCTGCTGGATGAAATGCTGCAGGGCGGCATGGTCGTGCTCTCCGACGTGGAGCTCATCAAGTACACGCACAACTTCCGTCGGGAAGAGCGGAGAAAGGAGCCGAGGTGA
- a CDS encoding DUF6062 family protein yields MFTRLALDEALPRGGCVVCQSVRLSERRSVWSFLYEGMMSPLVRQDFLEGGGFCARHLRLAKEIEEQTWQAGGIGLAILCEQLLRQWEREISESGETPGRGRGARWQRHNSEPALAPGQNCLFCRENRRKEQAVIEVLELLSEEEKYASAVSRDPLCLRHTQIALREWKTPERTVWLRELTLHRIEEHLRDLRTFIEKHDYQRRGEPLGQAADAVERAARLIAGLDAVASEDGRDHRENPDRLRSAR; encoded by the coding sequence TTGTTCACGCGGCTGGCCCTGGACGAGGCTTTGCCACGAGGCGGTTGTGTGGTTTGCCAATCGGTGCGGCTGTCCGAGCGGCGGTCTGTCTGGTCATTCCTCTACGAGGGCATGATGTCACCTTTGGTCCGGCAAGACTTTCTGGAGGGAGGCGGCTTCTGCGCGCGCCACCTTCGATTGGCCAAAGAGATCGAGGAGCAGACCTGGCAGGCCGGTGGCATTGGCCTGGCCATCCTTTGCGAACAACTCCTAAGGCAGTGGGAGCGGGAGATTTCAGAATCCGGGGAGACACCCGGACGTGGGCGAGGGGCACGGTGGCAGAGGCACAATTCCGAACCGGCACTCGCGCCAGGCCAGAATTGCCTGTTCTGTCGTGAGAACCGACGCAAGGAACAGGCAGTCATCGAGGTGCTGGAGCTGTTGTCGGAGGAGGAAAAGTACGCTTCCGCAGTCTCCCGCGACCCATTGTGTCTGCGCCACACGCAGATCGCACTGCGGGAGTGGAAGACGCCGGAACGAACGGTCTGGCTGCGCGAGTTGACGTTGCATCGCATCGAGGAACACTTGCGCGACCTGCGCACCTTCATCGAGAAGCACGATTACCAGCGGCGCGGCGAGCCACTGGGCCAGGCGGCCGACGCAGTGGAGCGGGCGGCGCGCCTGATCGCCGGCCTGGACGCGGTCGCAAGTGAGGATGGAAGGGACCACCGTGAGAATCCTGATCGTCTCCGATCTGCACGGTAA
- a CDS encoding terminase small subunit, producing MGKSADILSAREAAFVLHYQGNAREAALKAGYSAKSADRTAQFLLGRPSVQAALRRKQEAVLAVMEQSGRNMGHAFVAQGLTPDFIARKLKEVLDSPPHPQRGWIDHIATLKLVIEILGLARRKPAPEDNQPEISEDGRFLIYRPNRRRELGRG from the coding sequence ATGGGCAAGAGCGCAGACATACTATCGGCGCGGGAGGCTGCCTTTGTGCTCCATTACCAAGGTAATGCCCGCGAGGCCGCGTTGAAAGCCGGCTACTCGGCAAAGTCGGCGGACCGTACGGCACAGTTCCTGCTGGGCCGCCCTTCGGTGCAAGCGGCCCTCAGGCGCAAGCAGGAGGCGGTTCTAGCAGTCATGGAGCAGAGCGGCAGGAACATGGGCCACGCCTTCGTTGCCCAGGGTCTCACCCCGGACTTTATCGCGAGAAAGCTCAAAGAGGTCCTGGACAGCCCACCGCATCCCCAGCGGGGCTGGATTGACCACATCGCCACGCTGAAGCTGGTTATAGAGATCCTGGGGCTGGCGCGCAGAAAGCCTGCGCCTGAGGACAATCAGCCCGAGATCAGCGAAGACGGCCGGTTCCTCATTTACAGGCCGAATCGGCGCCGGGAACTGGGGCGGGGCTGA
- a CDS encoding DUF190 domain-containing protein: protein MKLEGKAKMVRIHFGEDDKWQGKPLYQAIVEKCRELDMAGATVFRGFEGYGASTRIRKTHLFAFSSDAPVMVSVIDSEEKIAKLIPAVEPMLKEGLIAVSNVEVIRYVHQREQN from the coding sequence GTGAAGCTCGAAGGCAAAGCCAAGATGGTCCGCATCCACTTCGGCGAGGACGACAAGTGGCAGGGCAAGCCCCTGTACCAGGCGATCGTCGAGAAGTGCCGCGAGCTCGATATGGCTGGAGCCACCGTGTTCCGCGGCTTTGAGGGGTACGGGGCAAGCACCCGCATCCGTAAGACGCACCTGTTCGCCTTTTCCTCCGATGCGCCGGTCATGGTTTCTGTGATCGATTCCGAGGAGAAGATTGCGAAGCTGATTCCCGCGGTCGAGCCCATGCTCAAAGAGGGGCTGATCGCGGTCTCGAACGTGGAAGTGATCCGCTATGTCCACCAACGTGAGCAGAACTGA
- the crcB gene encoding fluoride efflux transporter CrcB has protein sequence MHDIAWVALGGIFGAVCRYLVSRWAAQHVTASFPVGTLAINLVGSLIIGFFLIWTTERVLADPRWRLLIAIGFCGAFTTFSSFAFETLKMYEEGAVKLAVLNILGNNVASLGAVVLGAVIARKIG, from the coding sequence ATGCATGACATCGCGTGGGTAGCGCTGGGCGGCATTTTCGGAGCCGTCTGCCGATACCTGGTCAGCCGATGGGCTGCCCAGCATGTCACGGCGTCGTTTCCCGTCGGGACTCTGGCCATCAACCTGGTGGGCAGCCTGATCATCGGCTTCTTTCTGATCTGGACCACCGAGCGCGTGCTGGCCGACCCGCGCTGGCGGTTGCTGATCGCCATCGGCTTCTGCGGGGCGTTCACGACCTTTTCCAGCTTTGCCTTCGAGACCCTGAAAATGTACGAGGAAGGCGCCGTGAAGCTGGCCGTCCTCAACATCCTGGGAAACAACGTCGCATCCCTCGGGGCCGTAGTCCTGGGAGCGGTAATTGCGAGGAAGATCGGATGA
- a CDS encoding SgcJ/EcaC family oxidoreductase, producing the protein MRKRTSLILAAAVAASLAVAGVAQDKAPAGNAPPDTRAADEKAIRAETAAWAEAGVAKDAERFVTFYAPDASVFPPNAPLVTGKGNILAFWKEFFTSPGFAAGFTTTHIEVARSGDLAFETGTYTLTLNDAQGKPVTTDGKYVVVWKKQPDGKWKARADIFNSDR; encoded by the coding sequence ATGCGAAAGCGCACGTCATTGATTCTCGCTGCGGCCGTTGCTGCTTCCCTGGCCGTCGCAGGTGTGGCGCAGGACAAAGCCCCTGCCGGTAACGCTCCGCCAGACACACGCGCCGCCGATGAGAAGGCGATTCGCGCCGAAACGGCCGCGTGGGCGGAGGCGGGGGTCGCCAAGGATGCCGAGAGATTCGTCACTTTCTACGCGCCCGACGCCAGCGTTTTCCCGCCCAACGCTCCTCTCGTGACCGGCAAGGGAAACATCCTCGCCTTCTGGAAGGAGTTCTTCACCAGTCCGGGTTTCGCAGCCGGCTTCACCACAACGCACATCGAGGTCGCCAGGTCCGGCGACCTGGCCTTTGAAACCGGCACCTATACGCTGACCTTGAATGACGCCCAGGGAAAGCCCGTCACTACCGACGGCAAGTACGTAGTGGTGTGGAAGAAGCAGCCGGACGGGAAGTGGAAAGCCCGGGCCGACATTTTCAACTCGGACAGATAG
- a CDS encoding HEAT repeat domain-containing protein, translated as MLAFCTHCWNEMCSEEDRCPRCGATTAGADSRPLMEKLAAATAHPLPETRARIGWLLGRQADPAAVPLLLRLLNDKDDFVRASAVAALARHESRDARAAVRVALQDSSLVVREAANTALRGPAEGKGTE; from the coding sequence ATGCTCGCCTTCTGCACTCATTGCTGGAACGAGATGTGCAGCGAGGAAGACCGGTGTCCGCGCTGTGGGGCCACCACCGCCGGCGCGGACTCACGTCCTCTGATGGAGAAACTCGCCGCTGCAACAGCGCACCCGCTTCCGGAGACCAGGGCGCGGATCGGCTGGCTGCTGGGACGTCAAGCAGACCCGGCTGCCGTGCCCTTGCTGCTGCGGCTGCTGAACGACAAGGATGACTTCGTGCGCGCCAGTGCCGTCGCCGCGCTTGCTCGTCATGAGTCGCGCGACGCCCGGGCCGCCGTCCGGGTAGCGTTGCAAGATTCGTCGCTCGTCGTTCGAGAGGCGGCGAACACTGCCCTCCGGGGACCGGCGGAAGGCAAGGGGACGGAATGA
- a CDS encoding MFS transporter, whose amino-acid sequence MSFASLFSDMSHEAATAILPLYLTALGAGAAALGVIEGAADAASSLLKFLSGHYSDRIGRRKEIAIAGYSLTAIAKPAFAFATSWTSILALRALAWMGRGSRGPVRDAMLADSVTPATYGRGFGLQRSMDTVGAVLGPALALLLVSHVQLRTIFLLTFMPGAAAVAAIALVRDRRRDGSRLRMAHAWSEFPRAFKTFLLAAGLFGVGNFAHTLLILRASEVLRPAFAGKADAMAIGLYTLHNAVYAATSFPAGHLGDFVSRRWLLLTAYLLFAGVALGFGVAGSLVPLVALFVGAGLYIGMVDALEASYAAQLLPEAVRGSGFGLLGLVNGIGDLISSAAVGFLWWKYSALTAFTCAAIFALTGAVLLIPAGRRKDTPNA is encoded by the coding sequence ATGTCCTTCGCCAGTTTGTTCAGCGATATGAGTCACGAGGCGGCAACCGCGATTCTTCCTCTGTATCTCACGGCACTGGGTGCCGGAGCGGCCGCGCTTGGAGTGATTGAAGGCGCGGCGGACGCCGCTTCCAGCCTACTGAAATTCCTGAGCGGGCACTACAGCGACCGCATCGGACGCCGGAAGGAGATTGCCATCGCGGGCTACTCGCTGACCGCCATCGCAAAGCCGGCGTTCGCGTTCGCAACCAGTTGGACCTCGATTCTGGCGTTGCGGGCGCTGGCCTGGATGGGCCGCGGGTCGCGAGGCCCGGTGCGCGACGCCATGCTGGCGGATTCGGTTACGCCCGCCACCTACGGTCGCGGCTTCGGGCTGCAGCGCTCCATGGATACGGTGGGCGCCGTGCTCGGTCCCGCCCTGGCTCTGCTGCTTGTCTCCCACGTCCAGTTGCGGACCATCTTCCTGCTGACGTTCATGCCCGGAGCCGCGGCCGTGGCCGCCATCGCCCTGGTGCGTGACCGCAGGCGAGACGGCTCACGACTGCGCATGGCCCATGCCTGGTCCGAGTTTCCGCGAGCGTTCAAAACCTTCCTCTTGGCCGCGGGCCTCTTCGGCGTGGGGAACTTTGCTCACACCCTGCTGATCCTGCGTGCGTCCGAAGTGCTTAGGCCGGCGTTTGCAGGCAAGGCCGACGCTATGGCCATCGGGCTCTACACCCTGCACAACGCGGTCTACGCCGCGACCTCCTTCCCGGCGGGCCACCTGGGCGACTTCGTGAGCCGCCGCTGGCTGCTGCTCACCGCGTACCTGCTGTTTGCCGGTGTCGCTCTGGGATTCGGTGTGGCCGGCTCGCTTGTGCCCTTGGTCGCCCTGTTTGTCGGAGCCGGCCTTTACATCGGCATGGTGGATGCTTTGGAAGCGTCGTATGCCGCGCAGCTCCTGCCGGAAGCGGTCCGTGGCAGCGGATTCGGTCTTCTGGGCCTGGTGAACGGCATCGGCGACCTGATTTCCAGCGCGGCCGTCGGCTTCCTGTGGTGGAAGTACTCGGCCCTGACAGCCTTCACGTGTGCCGCGATCTTTGCCTTGACGGGTGCGGTTCTGCTCATACCCGCAGGCAGGCGAAAGGACACCCCCAATGCATGA
- a CDS encoding universal stress protein yields MPGRRHTTFRKILVGYDGSAQAEKAADTAVAFARALDSKVLILAVARPPEPALKIEVNGVLDDAREHYQQGFARLIEAAKEQGVDLVAEVVVGHPAEQLIHRAEKEKADLIILGRRGTSMFEKWIIGSISEKVLRYAHCPVLVVR; encoded by the coding sequence ATGCCCGGCAGACGACACACCACATTCCGCAAGATCCTGGTCGGCTATGACGGCTCGGCGCAGGCCGAGAAGGCGGCCGATACCGCGGTAGCGTTCGCCCGCGCGCTCGATTCGAAGGTCCTGATTTTGGCGGTCGCGCGGCCGCCTGAGCCAGCCCTGAAGATCGAGGTGAATGGGGTTTTGGACGACGCAAGGGAACACTACCAACAGGGTTTCGCCCGACTGATCGAGGCTGCCAAGGAACAGGGCGTTGACCTGGTGGCTGAGGTGGTCGTCGGTCATCCGGCCGAACAGCTCATACACCGGGCCGAAAAGGAAAAAGCCGACCTGATCATCCTGGGGCGGCGCGGCACGTCGATGTTCGAGAAGTGGATCATCGGGTCGATCTCAGAGAAAGTGCTGCGCTATGCGCACTGCCCGGTGCTGGTGGTGCGCTGA
- a CDS encoding transposase, translated as MPKGLKRYYGEGHLHFITCSCERRRPLLGTPARRDLFLRILEQVRRRYRFQVVGYVVMPEHFHLRMSEPEEGDPSLVMQVLKQRVARRLLAGRERARSRAQLRLLPDGRPEGEHFWQRRFYDFNVWSRRKRIEKLRYMAGGPRFPHRSAPEGAPFLRASEGWDEVSLVPPSERIVTE; from the coding sequence GTGCCCAAGGGGCTGAAGCGCTACTACGGCGAAGGGCATCTGCACTTCATCACCTGCAGTTGTGAGCGGCGGCGTCCCTTGCTGGGGACACCTGCACGGCGCGACCTGTTTCTGCGCATCCTGGAGCAGGTCCGGCGACGCTATCGCTTCCAGGTGGTGGGATACGTGGTCATGCCCGAACACTTTCACCTGCGGATGAGCGAACCGGAAGAAGGCGATCCGTCGCTGGTGATGCAGGTGCTGAAGCAGCGCGTGGCCCGGCGGCTGCTGGCGGGCCGAGAGCGAGCGAGGTCGCGCGCTCAGTTGAGGCTTTTGCCGGACGGCAGGCCGGAGGGCGAGCACTTCTGGCAGCGCCGCTTCTACGATTTCAACGTCTGGAGCAGGCGCAAGCGCATCGAAAAGCTGCGCTACATGGCGGGTGGCCCACGCTTCCCGCACCGCTCGGCCCCGGAGGGTGCCCCATTCCTTCGCGCCAGCGAAGGGTGGGATGAAGTAAGCCTCGTTCCACCTTCGGAACGGATTGTTACCGAGTAG
- a CDS encoding DUF190 domain-containing protein, whose protein sequence is MKAKRVSIYINEADQWHGRPLHLELMQALAKEGMAGATVLRGVAGYTRAAGISTTSLVDAGGLLPLVIEFIESEENIERMMPTITKMVGNRLVTVTEVDIRHGGAFPNRR, encoded by the coding sequence ATGAAAGCCAAGCGCGTCTCTATTTACATCAACGAGGCCGATCAATGGCACGGGCGACCCCTGCATCTGGAGCTGATGCAGGCGCTGGCCAAAGAAGGCATGGCAGGAGCGACGGTGCTGCGTGGCGTTGCCGGTTACACCAGGGCGGCCGGGATTTCGACGACCTCCCTGGTCGATGCCGGTGGACTGTTGCCGCTGGTCATCGAGTTCATCGAGTCCGAAGAGAACATCGAGCGCATGATGCCGACCATCACGAAGATGGTCGGCAACCGCCTGGTCACCGTCACGGAGGTCGACATCCGGCACGGAGGCGCATTCCCCAACCGACGCTGA